A window of Phaseolus vulgaris cultivar G19833 chromosome 4, P. vulgaris v2.0, whole genome shotgun sequence genomic DNA:
TTTCTATGCCTCCAGATCTCATCAACAACTGCAATCCAGACACTTTCCCAAAAGACTTTAATATAGGTTAGAACATTACACAgtttaaaatgcaaaaaatgtGAAACAGGATCTATATGATCTATTGATGTCACCCCAAGTCAAGCATAACACTGGTTGCAAACTAACCAAGCAATTGTACATTCAAAAAACAAATGTCTTGTGATCTCCTCTGCCTCCCCACACAAAAAACAAGACATACAATCAACCATAACCCCTCTTCTTAACAAATTGGCTTTCGAAGCAATCGTGTTACCCAACACTCTTTAGGCAGTAAAATGAGCTGAGAGTATAGCTAAGATCTTCCAAAAAGATTCAAACATAGGCAAACAAACCCTTCCAGAAGAATCCCTCAATACACTATAGGCCAAACTAACTGTGTACCCAATAGTCACACCACCCTTCTAGACCCAACAATCTTCCTTATACAAGACAAGATACAATCCATTAAGCACCTGTAGAAGTTGAAGTTCCTTAGTCCTCTCCCAATCGAACAAGCCCCTTCTCCAAACTAGATCCCATTCCAAGACCCGTTAAGCCACTCCCCAAAAGGAGCCAATTTTGCGTCTTTGCTAATACTCAAAGAAAACAATATTGGAAATATGCTCCTTAAATCTTCAGTACCCACCCAAACATCATCCCATAACGAAATTTTCTCCCCGTTTCTGACTGCCCACTCAAAACAATTCTTGAAACTCCTACCCCAGTCCTCCATCTTCCAAATCCCCTTCATATCTCTCCACCAGAGAGAGTCCTTGTTGTAAACACGAATCACTTTCAAGCTTCTCCACCCTTCATATTTAGACTCAAGGACCTCTTTCCACAAGCCACCCTTATCAGAGCTCAAACACCAAATCCATTTCCCCAACATAGCTACATTGAATAGCCTTAGATCTAGAATGTCGAGACCACCTGTTTCCCGTGGCTCACATACCTTttcccaagaagcccaagcaaTCTTTCTCCCTTCTGAACCCCAACCCCACAAGAAGTCTCTCTGTAACTTAACAATTTCCTTCAACACCGAAGAAGGAATTTTTTACAGAGAAACATAAAACAACGATATAGAAGAAAGAACATACTTAATTAAACAAATCCTCCCTGCCATCGACAAAAATCTACCTTGCCATCAACcaatctatttttaattctatCTACCACTCCACCCCAACATGCGCCTCTCTTATGACACCCCCCCTCCCTCCCCCACAAGCATCCCCAAATACTTAAAAAGAGTATTCATCACTTCACAATTGAGAATTACAGCAAAACGTAGGATCACTAACTGATCAACTCACACCCCATCAATCCTGCTCTTTAAGAAGTTGACCTTAAGGCCAGAGGCTAGCTTAAAGAAATTCAAAATTACCTTGATTATAAACACTCTTTTAGTATTAGCTTCACAAAAGAACAAAGTGTCATCTGCAAATTGAAGCATATTAACCTATACCTTCTTAACCCCAATCTCCAAACTCTCAACCAAATTTAACTCGACAACTTTCCTTAACACACCTGCTAGACCTTCTATCAAAATGAGGAACAAGAAAGGTGCTAGAGGGTCACCTTGACGAAGACCCATCTTCGGGTGGAACTCCTTAGTTGGGCTCCCATTAACTAACATCGAAACAGAAGAAGAATCCAAGCATGCTTTTATCCAATTAATCCATCTGTCACAAAAACCTAACATTCCAAGCATGTAGAAGATAAACTTCCCACTAATAGAATCATAAGCCTTTTCATGTCAACTTTGAAGAAACAtaacttttcttcttcctttttatcTCTTCTAAGACCTTGTTAGCCATAAGAACGTTATCCAACAACCTCCTTCCTTCAAGGAAAGTTGGTTTTCTAGGTTCTATGACTTTACTTATCACCTTTCTCAACCTTAAAGACAGAATTTTCAACACAATTTTATATAGACTACCAACCAACAATATAGGTCTAAAGTCACCTAACTAATTGGGATTATCGATCTTAGGAACCAAAAAAAATGAACAACACATTTGAACCCCTAAACCATCTGCCATTGTTTGCAAACTCACTCACTACAGAGAGAATATCCTCTTTTAAAAAACTCCCAACAGAATTTGATAAAGTCAAAGTTAAACCCGTCAAGGCCAGGACTTTTCGAACTGTTACAAATCCAAACAATTGATTTAACTTCCTCTTCAGAAAAGGCTCCTACCAACATATATCATTATCTTCACCAGATATTGAATTGAAGCTAACATTACCCAATCTAACGGGAATATCGTCAACATTTTCAAATCTAGACTTGAAAAAGAGTTAGTGTTTAGTCTATTTAAGAGAAAGAAAGTTCAAACTTCATATTTTACAATACTAGCTCAAGTTTgcaaatttaattaaagaatCTAAAATGTATTAATAATCTAGCTTAgttttgaatataaatttttcttactacagaaattgattttataaaataaactaatagaAAAAACATACTTGAAAAACAATGAACTGAAATAAATATTGTTGataattatattgattaaataatttgaGTAACATACATCCTTCTTTTTCAATAATAATTCTAGGTGTGGAGAAGTTGTCAATGTAGCTCTAAAGTAAGATAAGCATGGGAAGTAAAGGTGTTGGCATAAGCATGGGAAGTAAAGGTGTTGGAGGAAGCATAAGCATGGGAAGTAAAGGTGTTAACATAAGCATGGGAAGTAAAGGTGTTGGAGGAAGATGGATATGTCTCACAAACCGATGAAATATTGCAAGGGAGTTTGGAAGTGCAATTTTGTAATAAATGATTTTgtgattgtctttcattatgTCGTGAGTTCCATAGCTGGATATAATTTGTCTTTTGGAGTAAGATGTTATTCTTGTTGTCATGGTTGATGccttatataagttttttttggaGTTACAACTACCTTTATACGTTGATAGAGGTCTTTTGTATAGAAATTGGAATATCTCTAATACTTCTatttattccattttttttatcgttgataaaaaaaatcctaagtaataataataataattattattatttaagaaaataataatactgACTTTGTGGGTTCAAAATAATGTTATCAATAATATTCCAATATGTTGATGGATTAAAAAAAAGGTTATAATCTATCAAGTTAGCATATTGAATCACTTAGTATGTTCTATTAATTATGGTAAGTTATGTAAGT
This region includes:
- the LOC137838790 gene encoding uncharacterized mitochondrial protein AtMg00310-like gives rise to the protein MGLRQGDPLAPFLFLILIEGLAGVLRKVVELNLVESLEIGVKKEIVKLQRDFLWGWGSEGRKIAWASWEKVCEPRETGGLDILDLRLFNVAMLGKWIWCLSSDKGGLWKEVLESKYEGWRSLKVIRVYNKDSLWWRDMKGIWKMEDWGRSFKNCFEWAVRNGEKISLWDDVWVGTEDLRSIFPILFSLSISKDAKLAPFGEWLNGSWNGI